The DNA segment GGACTCGCAGACGGTGCGTTACATGGCCGTGCTCGATCCGGCCCTGAAAGGCCGGATCGCCGCCGAGGGGCTGATGGGCTTCGAGCGGAACGCGCAGATCGTCGCCGGCGCGTCTGCGCTGATCTTGCTTATAACGCTCGACGGCGTCAGCGGTTATGACAAGGACGGCGTGCCGTCCACCTCCAAAGGCAGCCACTGGCAGTCGTTCGACGCCGGTCTGGCCGCCGAGGCCTTCTGCCTTGCCGCGCATGAAGCCGGTTTGGGAACGGTGATCATGGGCGTCTTCGACAACGACGACGTCTGCCGTCTTGCCGCCCTGCCCGAGGGGCAGTCGGTTTCCGCGCTGATTGCTTTGGGACGCCCCGCCGAAACGCCCGCCGCCCGCCCGCGCAAGTCCGTGGAAGAACTGCTGATCTGGCGTTGACTCATGGTTCGATAAAAAAGCCGCCGCTTTCGCATTGGGAAAGCGGCGGCTTGCGTTATGCAGGATGAGAGAATCCCCGTTCTGTTTTTTCATACTATTTCTTGTATAAAAAGCACTAACATGGTTTGCAGGGTGCTGCGAGGGAGATCCACAAAGCGAGCTGCGCAGACTGCGCAGCAGTCGAGTATGTCCGAGCGACTGAACTCCCTCGCAGCGCCTCTATGTTCGGCATTTTAATTGAGAAATAGTATCAAGGCAAAGAGCCGTGTCCGCAATTCTGTCGGCTGCGGTAGCTTCCGGCGCGAACGTCAGCACCCGGTCTGCCGTTTGTAATCTTCGCCCCATTGGGCCATCAGGGCGAGGAGGGGGCGGAGCGTGCCTCCCAGCGGCGAAAGAGCATACTCAACGCGGGGCGGGTTTTCGAGATACACTGTGCGCGTGACGATTCCGTCGTTTTCCATGGATCGCAGGCTGTCGGTAAGCACTTTCTGGCTCAGTCCGGGGAGCGATTTGTGCAGCTCGTTGAAGCGCCAGGGACGGCGCAGCAGATTGCGGATGATGAGCAATTTCCATTTGCTGCCGATGATCTGGACGGCGGTCGCTACGGGGCATTCGGGCAGTTCTTCTTTGGTCAGCATGGG comes from the Pyramidobacter piscolens W5455 genome and includes:
- a CDS encoding nitroreductase family protein, giving the protein MEALECIRERRSVRRFSDAPVTREEIKHIVDTARFAPTWKDSQTVRYMAVLDPALKGRIAAEGLMGFERNAQIVAGASALILLITLDGVSGYDKDGVPSTSKGSHWQSFDAGLAAEAFCLAAHEAGLGTVIMGVFDNDDVCRLAALPEGQSVSALIALGRPAETPAARPRKSVEELLIWR
- a CDS encoding winged helix-turn-helix transcriptional regulator, with the translated sequence MLTKEELPECPVATAVQIIGSKWKLLIIRNLLRRPWRFNELHKSLPGLSQKVLTDSLRSMENDGIVTRTVYLENPPRVEYALSPLGGTLRPLLALMAQWGEDYKRQTGC